One part of the Desulfatiglans sp. genome encodes these proteins:
- a CDS encoding TlyA family RNA methyltransferase encodes MVEKGLAESREKARAIIMAGEVMVDGAREDKPGHTFHEESKITIKTQPMPYVSRGGLKLEAAIRHFNIDVKGLVMLDTGASTGGFTDCLLQHGAKSVIAVDVGYGQMHWRLRNDPRVTVIEKTNARNLTSEDINERPDAAVIDVSFISLKLIIPPVSALLHENTFIIALIKPQFEAGKGEVGKGGVVRDEETHNRIIADISDFCKKQGLTPVGVIPSPILGPKGNKEFLIYLKRQTNPLP; translated from the coding sequence ATGGTTGAAAAGGGGCTGGCTGAAAGCCGTGAAAAGGCAAGGGCCATTATCATGGCGGGCGAGGTCATGGTTGATGGTGCAAGGGAAGATAAGCCAGGCCATACATTCCATGAAGAGAGCAAAATCACCATAAAAACCCAACCCATGCCCTATGTAAGCAGGGGAGGCCTGAAGCTTGAGGCAGCCATAAGGCACTTTAATATAGATGTAAAAGGGCTTGTGATGCTTGATACAGGTGCATCAACAGGCGGGTTTACAGACTGCCTTCTGCAGCATGGCGCAAAAAGTGTGATCGCTGTTGATGTGGGTTATGGTCAGATGCACTGGCGACTGAGAAATGACCCCAGGGTAACTGTTATTGAAAAGACCAACGCCAGGAACCTCACCAGCGAAGATATAAATGAAAGACCTGATGCCGCTGTAATAGATGTCTCATTTATCTCACTCAAACTCATTATCCCCCCTGTATCAGCGCTCCTTCATGAAAACACCTTTATTATAGCCCTCATAAAGCCCCAGTTTGAGGCAGGAAAGGGGGAGGTCGGAAAGGGTGGCGTTGTAAGGGATGAGGAGACCCATAACAGGATAATCGCAGATATAAGTGATTTCTGTAAAAAGCAGGGGCTTACCCCGGTTGGTGTAATACCCTCCCCAATCCTTGGGCCAAAGGGTAACAAAGAATTTTTAATATATCTAAAAAGACAAACCAATCCACTCCCATAA